From one Enterococcus sp. DIV2402 genomic stretch:
- a CDS encoding helix-turn-helix transcriptional regulator — protein MKKTERIHTMIRYINNRAHFTITEIMQEFNISRSTAIRDIREIETMGVPLIAEVGRDGGYSVMHNSFLPPIHFLDAEVKALFVAFMATRNQQLPYLKSRQSLAEKLLSLLSENQQDDLVLLNQLLLFEGTNPYNPDLLDLADLPHPLLEKVIQLLLLNRHITLLSKEKQFDVYVLHLYHEKGNWFIEGIELSSATKQIVAVGQLLDVVLYTGNQRWHQRKPIHESMNLIATLGPKAIAQFKKYHPFKLTLAYTDPYQMRAILRTFVDEKNPEELLEMVNWFLFLGTEIAIQEAPSAFMNALKQRCLVEID, from the coding sequence ATGAAAAAAACAGAAAGAATTCACACGATGATTCGTTACATTAATAATCGTGCACATTTTACCATTACAGAAATTATGCAAGAATTCAATATTTCTCGATCCACGGCTATTCGTGACATTCGAGAAATTGAAACAATGGGCGTACCGTTGATAGCAGAAGTCGGACGTGATGGAGGATATTCCGTCATGCACAACTCTTTTTTACCGCCGATTCATTTTTTAGATGCCGAAGTTAAAGCACTCTTTGTCGCATTTATGGCAACACGCAATCAGCAATTACCTTATTTAAAAAGTCGGCAATCATTGGCTGAAAAATTACTTTCCCTCTTGTCAGAAAATCAACAAGATGATTTGGTACTTTTAAATCAACTATTATTATTTGAAGGAACAAACCCTTATAATCCTGATTTATTAGACTTAGCTGATTTACCGCATCCTCTTTTAGAAAAAGTTATTCAATTGTTGTTGCTAAATCGTCATATCACATTACTTTCTAAAGAAAAACAGTTTGATGTGTATGTGCTGCATTTGTATCATGAAAAAGGCAATTGGTTTATCGAAGGGATTGAATTGTCGTCTGCTACTAAACAAATAGTTGCAGTGGGACAATTGCTAGATGTTGTACTCTATACAGGAAACCAACGCTGGCATCAAAGAAAACCGATACATGAATCGATGAATTTGATTGCGACGCTAGGGCCTAAAGCAATTGCGCAATTCAAGAAATATCATCCATTTAAATTAACCTTGGCATACACAGATCCGTATCAGATGCGAGCGATATTACGAACGTTTGTAGATGAAAAGAATCCCGAAGAATTGCTAGAAATGGTGAACTGGTTTTTGTTTTTAGGAACAGAGATAGCGATTCAAGAAGCACCTTCTGCCTTTATGAACGCTTTAAAGCAACGTTGTTTAGTGGAAATAGACTAG
- a CDS encoding DUF924 family protein gives MMKSQAVLHFWFNELTPEQWFNSTDVDQLIAERFTNLHKQAAAGELVSWRETIHGRLAEIIVLDQFSRNLFRHSSQAFATDGMALILAQEALAHPDINELSNVERSFLYMPFMHSESLMIHNKAMILFDQPGLEENFEYEKQHYAIIKRFGRYPHRNQVLGRLSTEEEVAFLKEPNSSF, from the coding sequence ATGATGAAATCTCAAGCAGTCTTACATTTTTGGTTTAACGAACTAACCCCTGAACAATGGTTTAATAGCACAGATGTCGATCAATTGATTGCGGAGCGTTTCACCAACCTACACAAACAAGCTGCTGCGGGTGAATTGGTTAGTTGGCGGGAAACTATTCACGGACGCTTAGCAGAAATCATTGTCTTAGACCAATTTTCTCGTAATCTCTTCCGTCATTCATCTCAAGCTTTCGCCACGGATGGTATGGCATTAATCTTAGCTCAAGAAGCATTAGCACATCCGGATATCAATGAACTATCCAATGTTGAACGCAGTTTCTTATATATGCCGTTTATGCACTCAGAATCGTTGATGATTCACAATAAAGCTATGATTTTATTTGACCAACCGGGATTAGAAGAAAATTTTGAATATGAAAAACAACATTATGCGATTATTAAACGATTTGGACGTTATCCACATCGTAATCAAGTACTAGGTCGTCTGTCAACAGAAGAAGAAGTGGCCTTTTTAAAAGAACCAAATTCATCATTTTAG
- a CDS encoding HAD family hydrolase encodes MKAIIFDFNGTLFSDTALHEEAWQQFIQEVLGYQLSETEFAKIHGRTNHLTMERLLNRPLSKEEGETFSNRKEAIYREIVLEKEHDQLIDGVTEFFDLLQQKGYSMNIATASPRVNVAFYFDYFQLNRWFDFEKVVYDNGTLNSKPAPDYYVQAAKNINANPQEMVVFEDSPIGLQGAANAQAKQIIAVSTNGNHQKLEETGVVDFVIDDFRDERLIQLFS; translated from the coding sequence ATGAAAGCAATTATTTTTGACTTTAATGGCACCTTATTCAGCGATACAGCATTACATGAAGAAGCTTGGCAACAATTTATTCAAGAAGTGTTAGGCTATCAACTTTCAGAAACAGAATTCGCTAAAATTCACGGGCGTACCAATCATTTAACCATGGAACGCCTATTAAATCGCCCATTATCGAAAGAAGAGGGCGAAACTTTTTCAAATCGTAAAGAAGCGATTTACCGAGAGATTGTCTTAGAGAAAGAGCATGATCAATTAATTGATGGTGTGACAGAATTTTTTGATTTATTACAGCAAAAAGGGTATTCGATGAATATCGCAACGGCATCACCACGTGTGAATGTGGCGTTTTATTTTGATTATTTTCAATTGAATCGATGGTTTGATTTTGAAAAAGTTGTCTATGATAACGGCACATTAAATAGCAAACCTGCACCTGATTATTACGTGCAAGCTGCAAAAAATATCAATGCCAATCCACAAGAGATGGTGGTGTTTGAAGATTCTCCGATTGGCTTACAAGGCGCTGCCAATGCGCAAGCCAAACAGATTATTGCCGTTTCAACCAATGGAAATCATCAAAAATTAGAAGAGACGGGTGTTGTTGATTTTGTGATTGATGATTTTCGTGATGAACGTTTGATTCAATTATTTTCTTAA
- a CDS encoding alpha/beta hydrolase, producing MDYFFQEGATQQQLVLAFHGTGGNEYQLLTTVAELFPQASLLSFLGSVSEGSQRRFFAPLIDGQLNRQEFDQQTTQFFQEELLTFIQKYQEIILIGYSNGANFILGLLEQHADIADTVILLHPSRLVYSFNQSSEVKIYLTVGAQDNISLPGDGLKLTEELKQFFPNTTMILTDGGHQLTEQEVNDIQKRLGE from the coding sequence ATGGATTATTTTTTTCAAGAAGGAGCTACTCAACAACAACTAGTTCTGGCCTTTCATGGAACCGGTGGTAATGAGTATCAACTATTAACGACAGTAGCAGAATTATTTCCACAAGCGAGCCTCTTAAGTTTTCTTGGTTCGGTATCAGAAGGCAGCCAACGTCGCTTTTTTGCTCCGTTAATTGACGGACAACTCAATCGACAAGAGTTTGACCAGCAAACGACACAATTTTTTCAAGAAGAACTTCTTACTTTTATTCAAAAATATCAAGAAATCATTTTAATTGGCTACTCCAATGGTGCAAATTTTATTCTTGGTTTGCTTGAACAACATGCTGATATTGCGGATACTGTTATTCTACTGCATCCGAGTCGCCTCGTCTATTCATTCAACCAATCAAGTGAAGTGAAAATTTATTTAACAGTCGGTGCACAAGACAACATTAGTCTGCCGGGTGATGGTTTAAAATTAACTGAAGAATTAAAACAATTTTTCCCAAATACAACAATGATTTTAACTGATGGCGGACACCAATTGACCGAACAAGAAGTCAATGACATTCAAAAACGATTAGGAGAATGA